Genomic segment of Pseudomonadota bacterium:
GAGATTTCCATGCCTCTTATCCTGATTAGTACGAAACGGTAGATCAGAGCGCCTACGAGACTTGTAAGGCCAATTGCCAGGATGATGGCAAGGGGATAAGGAAAGGCAATGAATTTGTTGAGAAACAACCATGTTATATACCCTGCCATAATGTACAGAGCGCCGTGGGCAAAATGAGGCACCCTGCTTATACTGTATACCAGCGCAAATCCCAAAGACAGAAGAGACAGAGTAATGCTGTTTATAATGCCATAAATGAGTATTTCCACATCTGC
This window contains:
- a CDS encoding branched-chain amino acid ABC transporter permease is translated as MEILIYGIINSITLSLLSLGFALVYSISRVPHFAHGALYIMAGYITWLFLNKFIAFPYPLAIILAIGLTSLVGALIYRFVLIRIRGMEIS